A part of Paenibacillus sp. sptzw28 genomic DNA contains:
- the ytvI gene encoding sporulation integral membrane protein YtvI has translation MDRAIWRRIGRALIVFLGIISLILAIIYLTPLVYPFIIGWVLAYAINPIVNGMNRKLKVPRWLGVAITLLLFVVSMLTIVSALVTRIVVEIIHLSKSLDSTIVWWRDQFERIIASPEIQGFIEKLNAFYQNNPNYQLTINTRISDTANMLAKTSSNIINDFLIGIVNLISSLPNMATITLVVLLAAFFIGKDWYRHVDKMGEWIPTGIRKTTTVVWNDLLKALFGYLRAQFIMISITMVVVTIGLLILGVNYAITIGMLIGLVDLLPYLGVGAAMIPWIAYTFIYGDLSLGIGLSVLYGVILVVRSMLEPKVLASSVGLAPLPTLIAMFVGLKLFGVLGLIIGPVSLVILSTIHRANVFRDLYWYVVRGAKAPPKSP, from the coding sequence ATGGATCGTGCGATTTGGAGACGAATCGGACGCGCTCTGATCGTGTTTCTCGGCATTATCTCGCTCATACTCGCCATTATTTATCTGACGCCGCTCGTCTATCCGTTCATTATCGGATGGGTGCTCGCTTACGCAATCAATCCCATTGTGAATGGAATGAATCGAAAATTGAAGGTCCCCCGCTGGCTCGGCGTTGCTATCACCCTTCTTTTATTCGTGGTCTCCATGCTTACGATCGTCTCAGCGCTCGTTACCCGCATCGTCGTGGAAATTATCCATCTTTCCAAGTCGCTCGATTCTACGATCGTCTGGTGGCGAGATCAGTTCGAGCGGATTATCGCATCCCCTGAAATTCAAGGCTTCATAGAGAAACTCAACGCCTTTTACCAGAACAACCCGAATTATCAGCTGACAATCAATACCCGCATCTCGGACACAGCCAATATGCTGGCCAAAACAAGTTCAAATATTATCAACGATTTCTTGATCGGCATCGTCAATTTAATTTCCTCGCTGCCCAATATGGCGACAATAACCCTCGTGGTTCTGCTTGCCGCCTTCTTTATCGGAAAGGACTGGTACCGCCATGTCGATAAAATGGGCGAGTGGATTCCTACCGGAATCCGCAAGACGACAACCGTAGTCTGGAATGACCTCCTCAAAGCGTTATTCGGATATCTTCGCGCTCAATTTATAATGATATCGATAACGATGGTCGTCGTTACGATTGGGCTGCTTATTCTCGGCGTCAATTATGCGATTACGATCGGGATGCTTATCGGACTAGTGGATCTGCTGCCTTACCTTGGCGTCGGAGCGGCGATGATTCCATGGATAGCCTACACCTTCATATACGGAGATCTGTCGCTCGGCATTGGTTTGTCGGTGCTGTATGGTGTGATTCTTGTCGTTCGTTCCATGCTTGAGCCCAAAGTACTGGCCAGCAGCGTCGGCCTCGCTCCACTGCCAACGCTTATTGCGATGTTCGTGGGTCTCAAGCTATTTGGCGTACTAGGGCTAATTATCGGGCCGGTTTCGCTAGTTATTTTATCCACGATTCATCGAGCAAATGTGTTCAGGGATCTGTACTGGTATGTGGTGAGAGGGGCTAAAGCGCCCCCTAAATCCCCCTGA
- a CDS encoding FxsA family protein yields the protein MLKWLIAAIIIIPAIEMWGIIQVGHMIGGWATFGLILLTGFAGAQLARMEGRKALVDVQTQMQKGEPPGHAMLNGLCVLIGGLLLLMPGFFTDIVGITLLFPLTRPFYRTMMLKWLERKLRNGSLTIRRK from the coding sequence ATGCTAAAATGGCTGATAGCGGCTATAATCATCATTCCGGCTATCGAAATGTGGGGCATCATCCAGGTAGGACATATGATAGGAGGCTGGGCAACCTTCGGCCTAATCCTTCTGACGGGCTTCGCAGGCGCTCAATTGGCCAGAATGGAGGGACGCAAGGCTCTGGTTGACGTCCAGACCCAAATGCAAAAGGGAGAACCGCCCGGACATGCGATGCTCAACGGCTTATGCGTGCTGATAGGCGGGCTGCTGCTGCTCATGCCGGGATTCTTCACCGATATCGTCGGGATAACTCTGCTGTTCCCGCTAACCCGCCCGTTCTACAGGACAATGATGCTGAAATGGCTCGAACGCAAGCTGCGCAACGGCTCCCTGACCATCCGCAGGAAATAA
- a CDS encoding thioesterase family protein encodes MNEAVTDRLWHLHSLRVRYQETDQMGVVFHGNYLTWFEIGRTELVRHYGMSYRSIEKRGMLLPVIDLDCSYLSPARYDDLLIICTTIEQFSPIRMAFRSEVRRIREEEAVPSEWRGAEAPGELLVKGGTRHVWVNAEWRPSRLDKAIPELYERLKAAAR; translated from the coding sequence ATGAATGAGGCAGTCACGGACAGGCTTTGGCACCTGCACTCCTTGAGAGTAAGGTATCAGGAGACGGATCAGATGGGGGTTGTCTTTCACGGCAATTACTTGACCTGGTTCGAAATCGGAAGGACTGAGCTCGTCAGGCATTATGGCATGTCTTACAGAAGTATAGAGAAGCGGGGGATGCTTCTGCCGGTTATCGATCTCGATTGCAGTTACTTATCTCCCGCGCGCTATGACGACCTCCTCATTATATGTACAACGATTGAGCAGTTTTCCCCGATCCGGATGGCTTTTCGTTCCGAAGTGCGCAGAATTCGCGAAGAAGAAGCAGTCCCTTCGGAGTGGCGCGGCGCGGAGGCGCCTGGGGAGCTGCTTGTAAAGGGCGGAACGCGGCATGTATGGGTTAATGCCGAGTGGAGGCCCTCGAGGCTGGACAAGGCAATACCGGAGCTCTATGAGAGATTAAAAGCGGCAGCGCGCTAA